Within the bacterium genome, the region CGGCGAAAAGGGCTTCGTTGGGGTGTTTCTTCGACATGGGATCTCCTAAAAAATGGAAATGAAGCTTATTTCATGCCCTCGAAAGAGGCGAAGAAAGCCGTGGTTTCGGGCTTGGATTCAATGCCTTCGGGGCCGGTGACGATGGCCTGGTAAATTCGGCAAGTTTTGTCGGAAAAGAAAATTTGGTGGAGGATCACGCCCTTCTCGCCCTTCTCGGAGATGCTCGCCAGGAACTCGGTCCCCGCGATGCCGCCGGTCTGCAAGGGCTTCTCCCGGATGAGCTTGGCCTTGTTGGCGGCCAAGGCGCCCTCGCGCGAATTCTTCAGCACGGTTTGGACGTCGACTTTCCGCTTCTGGCAGGCATCGCCGATATCGGTATAGGAAGAGACGTAGGCGCCATTGGCCGTTTCGTAGATCGCGTTGACGCTGCTCAATTCGCCGGCCGACGACTGGCTTTTATCCACCTGCTCGGTCGGCGCGCCGGGGAATTGGATCTTATAGCTTTGGTTCTTGGGCTGGTAGGGCGCCGCCGCTTGGGCCAAGACGGTCAGGGTTAGGGTGAGGGCAAAAGCGGCGAGCGACGAAATCTTCTTCATCAAAATCTCCTAATTGCTCAATTGGCCTTCTTGGGAAAGCTCGATCAAGACGCCGTTGCTGGCCTTGGGATGAACGAAGGCGATCCACTTGCCATGAGCGCCGCGGCGCGGAACTTGGTCGATGAGCTGGACGCCCTGGGCCTTGAGCTGTTCCAGCGTCTTTCGGATGTCATCGACCTCGATGCAAATGTGATGGAGGCCGCCGCGGCCCTTCTTCTCTTCCAGGAACTTGGTGATCGGGCTGTCCGGCGAGGTCGGGAAGAGCAGCTCGACATTGGTCTCGCCGATGCCGAAGAAAGCGGCCCGGACCTTTTGGTCGGCGACCTCCTCGATATGCTCCGGTCCCTTGCCGAGCAGGCTTTGGTAGAGCTTGATCGCGTCCTCCAGGTTGGGGACGGCGATGGCGACATGGTCGACTTTCTTGAAAGCCACGGAATTCCTCGATAATTTTGTGGGGCCGCCTGCCCTCGGGGCCGCGGCAGCCCCCGGCTACTAAGCCCGGCTGGGCTTGTCAACCGAGGAACCCAAGATTTCTTTTCCAACCTTTCGATGGGCAAGGGCGTGCAAACTTGTTAAGAAGCCGCATCCATCAACCCTTTGGAGGAGACAATATGTCTTTCAACCGCCGTTCCCTTCGCAGTCTTCTGATCGCCGCCGCCCTCTTCGCCTGCGCCGCCCCGGCCCTGGCCCAAGACCCCAAGGGCCCTCCTCCCAGCATCGTCGATTCGCCGGTCTTCAAGGACCTCGGCTTGAGCGACAAGCAAAAGCAGGAAATTCAAGCTTCGCAAAACTCCTTCGGCCCGGTCTTCGAGCAGAAGGCTCAAGCGGTCCGCGACGCCCGCACCAAGCTCGACCAAGGCATGGACGCCGATCAGGACGAATCCAAGCTCCGCGACCTTTTCAAGAACTACCAGCAGGCTCATGACGACATGGCCAAGGCCGGTTTCGAGCAATCGCTGGCGATCCGCAAGATCCTGACCCCAGCGCAACGGAAGAAAATGCGCGAAATCCGCCAGCGCCAAGCCGACGGCGGCAAGCCCCCGGTGAAATAAGATAATTTCAGGGGGGATCGGGAACTTTCCCGACCCCGCCTCCGTCCTTTCGGGTACAAGGCCAATTCAGGCCTGGCCATGACGGAGGCGAGATGAAAATTCAGAGTTATTCCCCACCCCAGGTTTCCAGCACCGAAACAAGCGGCCCTTCTGCGAAAAGTTTGGTTCAAAGCGAATCGAGCCCCGCTACTATCGGGAGCGGCAATCCCCAATCCTATTTCGAACGCAGTT harbors:
- the mce gene encoding methylmalonyl-CoA epimerase, which gives rise to MAFKKVDHVAIAVPNLEDAIKLYQSLLGKGPEHIEEVADQKVRAAFFGIGETNVELLFPTSPDSPITKFLEEKKGRGGLHHICIEVDDIRKTLEQLKAQGVQLIDQVPRRGAHGKWIAFVHPKASNGVLIELSQEGQLSN
- a CDS encoding periplasmic heavy metal sensor gives rise to the protein MSFNRRSLRSLLIAAALFACAAPALAQDPKGPPPSIVDSPVFKDLGLSDKQKQEIQASQNSFGPVFEQKAQAVRDARTKLDQGMDADQDESKLRDLFKNYQQAHDDMAKAGFEQSLAIRKILTPAQRKKMREIRQRQADGGKPPVK